The DNA window TTATCCAGTTTGATGTCTGGTTTATTGTTCACTTAGGGCAGGACATTGTGCCACTATTCTCCATCCACCTTGGTGAGTTCTCAACTAATAATTTGCCATATTCATTTTCTTTCTCTATGTGGGGTTACAAGAGGTCATGctaggcatgcaaataagatcatgtcATAGTAGATGAGCTGTTGCATACCAAGATATGTGTGTGTGCACACAACTATGTTCTTTTCTGTACACTCCAGTTGTAGTGCAAATCTGTTTTAGTTTGCAAGAGCATGGTACAAATGCCAGTTTGCACATGTGTGCCATTTATCTCTAGATGGAACACGACGCTTACAGGGGTGGTCACATCATATTGGGAGGAAGCAAAGAAAGAGATATGGCTGTTGTGAATTGCCATGACCGGATCAAAGGTTCCGATCTCTAGGAAAGCTCCTACTTTAAAATTTCCTTATCTTTGAATTTGAATCGTCCTCCCCATTTTACGATCATTTTTTTTGCCTCTGTTGTATTCATTCAACCCAAATGTCATGGTATTTTTCTTATCTTTGAACATAACTATTATTGTGTTTAATTCTGTATCCACATTGTACTATTTTCCAAGTTTACTGATGTTAAGATTTTCAGCATCTTgcctcatttttttttttgattctatgtcttctccatctgcttgccccttgcatatttgcattttgCCTCTGAGCCATTAGATCTGATTTAGTTGGACTAAGGGACGGGGGATGGAGGAGATAGGGGGCCAAGGAAGGCAGGCTGCCCGGCTATCGGTCGGACTGTGTGAGAAGGTGTGAGAGAGAAGACATCCACAGATCCACTCAGACTAGAGTGTGGGCCGACCGCTACCACAGTTGTGAATGGAACATGCCTCTTTGTAATCGTGTTGTTTTGATAATTAGCTGCTTGTATTTTGAAACATATAAACTGGCTATTCTACATGGGAGATTTTGTTTTGTAGAATAAGCAAAGGGTCTACAAAAAAATTCTGACACGAATTTTAGCTTTGCTTATTTTTGAAATGTAAATCTACacgaatttcacgggatcgtgcgccaaggcgcacatttaaatctagtagtagtagtatttggtaggcttggggaaaactcgtCGTGTAGTGCAGAAGCGTCAATCTCATCGATCTGGCCACTTTAGAACAACGCACTAAAATATGGTAAGCTGCTACCACTGAATAGGAGTACTTAACTAACAGTGTCAATCTACTAGGAGTGTACGATGAAACAGCAGAACCGCACGATATCATTAAAGACCATTTGTCTCGTAATGGAACAATCTAGCACGGAAAGTTATCTTCTTTTTTGGTCTAGATTTGAACCTACGACATCGGGTTTTGGAGACCCACGTTCTACCGAACTGAACTAAGAGCGCTTTCATTTATtcaaaaagaaaatatttttctaTTTCTAACATATCTCACGTACGTATAGTCTCCACAAATTCAAGTTATACCCACTTTACTTTAATCGACTTCTTTTCTACTGCCCATAAAGAAGAAATGAAGTAATAGGTAGGGATGACAGGATTTGAACCTGTGACATTTTTTTTCCAAAGTGTCGACGCTGGTAGTACTTCTCATACTGGTGCAAGGAAGAAAGGAAATAAAAATCATACAGTACTGGTGCACTAGATATAGACATAATTACAGAGTGAGTGATCTGGATAGCTAGTACTTCACTGTTCACCAATTATAGACATAATAACTACAGATTGCGACAGCTACCGGCCGGCGTGCGCGGGCTATAGCTGACTCTCCAGGTCCGGCTCCCGTCCGGCGGGCTGGTCCGTCGCGTTTCCACGGGCCTTGGACGGCGCCGGAGACGGGAGAGCAGGGCGCGCGCGGCAGACGGGGCAGGTGGCGTGCGTGCAGAGCCAGACGTCGACGCAGCCGACGTGGAACGCGTGCCTGCACCCCGGCAGCGCGCGCACGGCGTCGCCGTCCTGCATGGCGCCCAGGCACACCGGGCAATCCtgcccctccgcctcctcctccaccttgaaGCTGAACACTGGCGCCatagccgccagcgccgccttgtCGAGCCCCCCTCCGCCGCCCCTCTTTCCCGCCGCAGCGCCGGACCCCGTCGTCCGGTGCAGGCCGCCCGGCCCCGGCCCTAACCGCTTGTACAGGTAGTCGAGGTACAGTATCATCCCGTATAGCGCCAGGCACACCCCCGTGAACGCCACCACGACCTCCACCGTCCCGGCGATGCTGCAGCACCCTCCGGCGCCGCTCCCGTGCGGCTTCTGGTGCAGCGACGCTGCCGTCGACATGCCGACCGACCGACCGATGGATGCCACTCACCAGCGCTGGTGGGAGAGCAGAGTGTCGTGGCGTGCGGGTCTCGCCAAGCTCAGCACTCTCGCTGGGTTGGTGCGGGCGATGATGGATTTGTTGGTGCGTGATCGCAACGGCAGGTGGTGAtggctgctttgccgtgcgttgcGTTGCTTTGTATAGGAAGGCAGCAGCAGTGAGTCAGTGAGGGCGCTGATTATGCAAGGGAGTGTGACTGTGCGACTGTTGCGTGGGGCCCGCGTGGTTTGGATGGAGAGCGGCGGAAAGTGAGAAGAAACAGGCGGCCGGGGCACCGGTTTCATGTTATATTTGTTTATTTTTTACACAGAACACAACACTTCACTTGATTACTTAAAAGCAACTGTACTACTACAAAGAGTCTTCTGATGCACTCAGGAACAGAATCACAAACTAAACCAAGGCATTCCCTCTGTCCAAAACAGAGACCAAGTACTCGGAATTCCAAGCCTGGTGGGAGGATTTGATTCGTGACGGCCAATGGCCGGGCGGCCTGCTTTGCTTTGTATAGGCAGCGCAAGAGATGGTTCTCATTATGCAAAGGGACTAGTGGTAGTTAATCAAATGATAGTGGGACCAGTGGTAATTAATCAAGTGATGGTCCTCATTATGCAAGGGACTAGTGGTAATTAATCAACTGATTTCTACAGAATATTAATCATGTAGAATAACGACCTAGATGGTCTAAAATCGCCAAAATAGCTACAATTCAACCCAACATCACACCTGTTGGGTACGCAATAGAAAACGAAAAATTCTAACTAGCGTACACCGACCGAAAGCAGTTTACGTTCCGCTAGaacatgaatgatgtagttgtacTTCGTTGCCGATCTCAGGGTCGTGTTCAATCCTCGTATGACGACATACGTCACAACTGGCAGCACCTCCGTGGTTTCGCACACGCACGGTCCTCGACGATGACTCCCGGTACTCTGATCGAGCCCAGATTGCGAAAGTAGAATTCTGGATCGAAGCACCAGCAGCACGACGACGTACTGGGATGAAGTCGACCACCACATGCACAGATCTTTAAGGATCCACGCGCGGCAAAGACAACATGAGAGAGAGGGAGGTAGGAGAGGGAATTCTCCTCGAATTCTGTGTGTTCCCCCCTCCCCATCTGAACCCTATATGTAGGGGGAGGGGTAGGTGCGGCCGACATGGGGAGAGGGTTGGGGCGGCGGCCAAGGTAGGCCACTGCgcccccaaaccctaaccctagtcgccccaccccttggcccatGGGGGGTCGGTTGGCCCCTTAATGGCTCCCCTCCGAGAGGGGCCCATTAAGGTGGGCTGCACCTTTttagttaaaaatacaaatatataTTTAATATTAATTCATTTAATCAATATAGAATACATAGTATAATTTAATTCCCAGTGATCTGAAACACATTTCAAACCACTCCGAACTTCCTTCGGATTCTCCCGGAACCCTTCCGGTTCTCTCTTCTCTATTCTCTGGTGTTTCTAGTGAATCCAAAACCATCCCAAAGCATCAACAAACCCTTATGTGTCTTACCATACGGTTCGAGAATACTACAGACATGATCGATATACCTCTTCGATCAATGATAATTCGCGGGACTTGAATGCCCATAATGACCCATGTGCATTCGACAGATATACGTATGTCATTGAACCATAAACGTTGAGTCATATTCCCTATGTTACTTCGATACCAAACTTATGCGAGACCTGACCATCAGTATCATAATTCCTAGTTCAttctcgttaccgacaaggctaTTCAACTCGTTTCCATGATATTCCATCATCATGACCTAGCCATATGTTGCGCAGCTTCATGGgtgtaatctcaccgagtgggtCCAAAGTATCtttacatcacacatatgaacaAATATCGATTTTGATTTTGATACATACGCCTCAACCTAGCCCTTCGGAATACCTGAGAAACATATTTATCAACACCATGTTAAGATGTGACAATTGATGTAGTCAAGGCAGCCTCTGTTGGTAACGATCAGATATGATCTCAgggtctaaggattaggttactacgcTTTCTTAATTATTGCAACGATGAACTATGTGATTTGATTGTGCTGCAATACTTATATTGGGTAATtatattatatcattcacccaatgatatgATTTCATTGTCAATTGACATAAATATCCATGATCGAGAAACCTCGATCATCGGATGACCGATGAGATAATTTGCACATATGCTCACTAGGGATCCGGGTTTGTTTACATACCACACGTGTATCAATGTTTTCAATTAATACAGTTATATCATGTCATAAAACATATTTTGAACTATTGAGATATAATGATAAATACTCTTTATTATTTGCCTATAGGGCACTATCTCCAACAATCTCGCACTTGCACTAGAGTATAAATAATCTAGTTGCATTTGTTATTAATGGTAGCACCATATAGAATATGTGTTATTGATCATGCTTGCTCGTGAAAAAAGTTGTTAACAACTCGAATCGTTCAGATCCATATGTTCATTGCAAATTGTTAATGTCACCTTATTTTACGTTACTTCCTTATCAAAATGATGATTTTTTAATTATAAGTTTGGCAGTAGAGTGAGACTTTTCTTCCTGTGTTTACAATGACATTTTGTTCGGTCAATTGGACTTTCACTTGGTCAAGTACACTAGAGAACACACTCAGCTGAGATTCAAACTTTGTCAGCCAAACTATCAATGTAGATTTAACAGACAATGCATCTAATGCAACTTCCATATCTAACCATGCTTATTTCAACTTAAGGCTTTTTATCAGTGCGAGATTTCAATTCTTCTAGGTTAGTGTCATAACTTGTACCAGCGTAACATCTTAAGGTCAAGTTTACTATCCTTTACAAATCAGAATTGTATTCTCAGTTCTCACTAGACAGTGCGATATTTTCAATCTTCTAGGTTAGTGTCACAACTTACATCAGCGTAACATCTAACGGTCAAGTTTACTATACTTTACATATCAGAATTGTAGTCTCGGTTCTCACTAGACACTGAAGATTAAACTCAACTTCTTGTTCAGTGATTTATTCAGAGATCACTTTGGAACATGTTCTTCTAGCTAAGAACTTGGATCACATTATGTCGTTTTACAAAACATGGTTAAAATATAGGACTCTATGGCTGAGACATATGGGACGTAGCACATCCATATTATTTTATTCAGCCATAGTCGTAGCATCGAGATTAAATGCAATGCTCCACATAGGTATACAAGAAAAACTTCTTCTTGACTTGTTCTATTCAGAACTTCTTCAGAATCTAAAACTAGGAAAGTAATTCAACTTAATGTTTATTAAATATATTAATCTATCTTGATAGACCTTTAATGTTTTAATTTTCAACTTCACCCATAGAATATTTACTACCTTAAACAATTGGTAGTACCACTTTAGCATTCACCATCTATGTATGAGAATATTGTTAAGATCCCACTCGAATATATCAATCACAAATAGGACCACGAGAACGCACTTAGCTCCCACTCAAATTATGTCAGTCACATATGAGACTAGGAAACTCACTTAGCTCCCACTCAAAATGTGTCATCTTCATATGAAGATTAGGAAAAGCTACTTAGCTCCCACTCAAATGTCTGATCTAAGCATAAGATAAGGAAGGCAATATCAGCTCCCACTCaatttcttgtaaatacgggtcTTCTCAATATCTTGGGTAATTCCAAAATCCTTTGGTCATCCATCAAGTCGAGTATTCTAGCTAATATATACTAGCATCCGTATGATTTACAAAACCCGCTTGATGTaccaaatgcaactcttcttgaaAAGATGCAGTTTTGAACATTTTCACCAATTCTCACAATTGTAATAATTGCTAGTTAAAACCTAATGACTCAAAAATCGCCACACAAATGTAGTCAAccttttgaatttttcaaaacatAATTTGTGACAAATTGAGCTTTATGTCTTTGAAATTTCATTTCTTCCTAAGGAAGATCAAGTAACAACTTCACTTAATAAGATCTAGTATCAAAACACCTTGTTATCTTAAATGTAACCTAATATAGGCTGGATTTCGTGACTCTTAAATCATTTTTCGTACTTAggtccactgatacgtctcaaacgtatctataatttcttatgttccatgctacttttatgatgatactcacatgtttcatacacactttatgtcattattatgcattttccggcactaacctattgacgagatgccgaagagccagttgctgttttctgctgtttttggtttcagaaatcctacaaaggaaatattctcggaattggacgaaatcaacgcccagggtcttatagggcggcgcggcctgcatggggcccgcaccggcctatggtgtggggcccctgcgccgcctccaaccctgcccttccgcctacttatagcctttgtcgcgaaaacccctgtaccgagagccacgatacggaaaaccttccagagatgccgccgccgccaatcccatctcgggggattcaggagatcgcctccggcaccctgccggagaggggaatcatctcccggaggactcttcatcaccatgatcgcctccggactgatgtgtgagtagtttacccctggactatgggtccatagcagtagctagatggttgtcttctcctcttgtgctatcatgttagatcttgtgagctgcctatcatgatcaagatcatctatttgtaatgctacatgttgtgtttgttggggtccgatgaatatggaatactatgtcaagttgattatcaatctatcatatatgtgttgtttatgttcttgcatgctctccgttgctagtagaggctctagccaagttgatacttgtaactccaagagggagtatttatgctcgatagtgggttcatgcctccattgaatccgggacaagtgacgtaaagttctaaggttatggatgtgctgttgccactagggataaaacatcaatgctttgtctaaggatatttgtgttgattacattacgcaccatacttaatgcaattgtccgttgtttgcaacttaatactggaaggggtgcggatgctaacctgaaggtggacttcttaggcatagatgcatgctcggatagcggtctatgtactttgtcgtaatgccccgattaaatctcatagtagtcatcatgatatgtatgtgcattgttatgccctctctatttgtcaattgtccaacctgtaatttgttcacccaacatgctatttatcttattggagagacaccactagtgaactgtggaccccggtccattcttttacatctgaaatacaatctatcgcaatccttgttctttactgttcttcgcaaacaaacatcatcttccacactatacatttaatcctttgtttacagcaagccggtgagattgacaacctcactgttacgttggggcaaagtactttgattgtgttgtgcaggttccacgttggcgctggaatccctggtgttgcgccgaactacactccgtcaccaacgaccttcacgtgatccttgactcctactggttcgataaccttggtttcttactgagggaaaacttgctgctgtacgcatcacaccttcctcttggggttcccaacggacgtgtgcttcacgcgtatcaagctctttttctggcgccggtgccggggacctgaagaaaagttacaccacagagatttctaactcccacgtcaactgcacgccagcagctctttttcgggcgccgttgccggggagatcaagacacgctgcaaggggagtctcccacatccaatctctttactttgtttttgtcttgctttactttatttactgctttgtttgctttctatatcaaaagaacaaaaaaatgagttactagatttactttattttctgtcttgtttgcgttctctatattgaaaacacaaaaaaatttagttacttgcatttactttatttagtttgctttatttactactgctaaaatgggtactcctgagaatactaagttgtgtgacttcactaacacaaataataatgatttcctatgcacacctattgctccacctgctactacatcagaattttttgaaattaaacctgctttactaaatcttgttatgagagagaaattttctggtgttagttctgatgatgctgctgcccatcttaataattttgttgaactttgtgaaatgcaaaagtacaaggatgtagatggtgacattataaaattgaaattgtttcctttctccttaagaggaagagctaaagattggttgatatctttgcctaaaaatagtattgattcatggactaaatgtaaggatgctttcattggtagatattatcctcccgct is part of the Lolium rigidum isolate FL_2022 unplaced genomic scaffold, APGP_CSIRO_Lrig_0.1 contig_25976_1, whole genome shotgun sequence genome and encodes:
- the LOC124680713 gene encoding E3 ubiquitin-protein ligase EL5-like — translated: MSTAASLHQKPHGSGAGGCCSIAGTVEVVVAFTGVCLALYGMILYLDYLYKRLGPGPGGLHRTTGSGAAAGKRGGGGGLDKAALAAMAPVFSFKVEEEAEGQDCPVCLGAMQDGDAVRALPGCRHAFHVGCVDVWLCTHATCPVCRARPALPSPAPSKARGNATDQPAGREPDLESQL